The genomic window ACGTCCCTGCCCTCCACCTCACCTCCCACCCTAGCAACACTACACAATCCCTATTTCTCTAAGTTCACGCCTCGCCTAAACTAGGTGGAGGCGCTGTTTATTTCTGGCACTAGCGGTGTGGATGTCAGTACTGCAGTCAGAAATTAAttccctgccacccttggggaTGCCTGCCCCTCATATGGCCCAGGACCCCTGCCCTGGTCAGGAAGCCTGCCGCAGCCTCCCTGCCCTGACTTGGTTCCCTCCAAGGACAGAGTGTGCTGTCCCCGTAGCTGGAAATGGCAGAGGGCTGGTGCCCGTGGCTGGTTCTGCTCACTCAGTTTGGATTTTGTGCTTCTCTAAGTGTCACATGGACCTAGGGGACTGGGGCCTGTATTTGCTGAAGGCTTGGGAATGGGGGAGGCTGCCTTCTGCACAGGTGTGTCTTCCTCACCTTTGATGTACTCGCAGTTGTATGAGCTGCGCTTGTCCAGTGCCTGGAGCTCAATGTAGACACAGCCCCCGGGCAGTCTGCTGGTGTTGATGACCTGGAAGGTCTCAAAGGGGGGGATCAGCACCTTGTGCTCCTCAGGGATGACGGAGTAGTTCTGGAAAGGGACCCCAAGGCAGGTCCAGATGCTGAAGAACGTTTTGTTGCCGAAACAATGGGCCACATTTTTCTTCAGGGATGAAGAGGCAAATATCCCTAGCCTGACAGtggcccctggccctgctggctggAAGCGCTGGCCTTCCACGCCCCGGAACACCCGACGGCACCCGGACTGCCGCTGGTCCTTTCTCAGTAGCTGCAGGGCCTCGGTCAGCAGGAAGTGCAGGGTCTTGAAGGAGAAGTGCTGCAGGTAGTGGGCCCGGGAGCGGCCCGCCTGGCGTACCGCGCTGTTGAACTCCTTGTATAGGTGGCTTTCGTCCATGTAGGCCAACAGGGCCACCACGTGCTCCTCCCGGAAACCCACAGGCAAGGGGGGTAGCCTTGCGGGGCACTGGTCCTGGAGCTCACGCCACTTGTGGCTTGCCTTAGCCCAGCCGTCCGCATACACTTTGTTTGCGTGGAACTCTGTGAGGTTGAGATGTGGGAGGGCAGCTGTCATGGCTGCTTCACAGCCGACATACTCGTCATCAAAGAGGTCCAGGGCCATGTCCAGCGGTGTATCCTGAGAGAAGAGGATGGAAGTTTGGAAAGGCTCTGGGATGCAGGAGAAAGAGTGGCCAGATGCCTTGCGGCTTCTATTGCAGGGCATGGCATAAGGGGGCTCATCCCTcaggaggcaggagggctggACACACAGCCGCAAGCTCCCTGGGGACCCAGCGGGGGCTGTGCCCTCAGGCCAGGTGCTCCCAAGGTGGGCAGCACGGGGTCCTTCATCTCTCTGCTCAGCCTGCCAGGGTCAGGGAGAACCTGACAGCTCGGGTGCCTGTGGGGATGAGGCCATTGGAAGACAGCCGTACCTGAATTGCTTCCAGAAGTCCCAGGGACAGAAGGAGCAGATTCGCCACGGCAGGAACCCACATGGTTGGGGCCACCCTGGTATAGTTGCTGTCTCCTTACACTCTCACTTCCTCACCTGGAAAATTGCATGTTAACACGTAAGTTTGACAACCATGCATAGACACCTCGTCTGTGCCACCTCCAACACCGCCCCGCATGGCACAGAGCGACATGAGGTAGCAACGGTGGCTCGGGGAGGGGCCAGAGGACCCGTCTTGCTGGAAGGGACACGGGACACTCTCTGGAGGTGACATGTGACTGAGGCCTCGCAGGCTGACTAGGAGCACAGGCGTCAGCAAGtggacacagggagagaaaaggTGTGCGTTGCGGGCGGGAGGATTTGGGGCagcaggagagaaagggaaggctgTGGCGGCAGGAACTCGGAGGACAGGAGTGAGTGCCGCGTCCTCTGGTCTGGCTGAGGCCCGTCGTGCAGGAAGCCGAGGGCACCAGGGGGCTGTGctggcctccagggccaggcGAGCAGGGCCGCGGTCCAGAGGTCCTGCCctgtccctgcttcctgctgtgcactagccctctcctccccgccctcagctgcctccaggaggggacagagagacacCTTGCTGTGTCCAGGGAAAGCAGAGTCCAGGGGCCGCCTGCTTccccaggaagggagggagccacAGCCTCCTGCTcgctgggagaggccaggaggggcccaggtggCTCCAAGAAGAGGGCGACCCAGCCTTAGGTGCCAATTGGAACTCAAAGTTACTAGATCaggtttgctgctgctgctgttttctgTTTAATTTAACAAAGCAATGGGTGCTTTctgggcagggtgtgggcagcaCCTGAATCACAAagtccctttcttctttctctccctatgttcccattcccactttttttttttttaagatttatttgttgtatttgaaatgcagaatgacagagatcatCTATGCACTGAtccactcctcagatagccaccactgttgggctgggccaggctgaagccagaacttgGAAcctcatccttgtctcccatgtggaaagaagaggcccaagaacttggactgtcctctgctgtcttcccaggcactttagcagggagctggattagaagtggagcagccgggactagaactgctcAAGATGGGTGCTAGCAGTGTAGGTGGGAGCTCACCCACTGCCGACAAATCATCCACAGcatctgctttttattttacatcTCTGTACAGGAACAGGACCCATTATGACATTAATTTGTAACATTTGAAATGCTGAATTTAACTTTATCAAAAGCAATACATGTTCATTGTTCAAACTCTATGGTCCACAAGCCCTTTCATGACAGGTTCAGTCTAAGCTCACCTCACAGGCAGCAGGGTTTCCATTTTCTTGTGGATACTTTCAAGTCCATGAATGTGAAAGAAAACTCACTGGTATctctgtttgctttttcttttacaCAGTGGTAATGCAGTCAGTAGCTCTTGAGTTTTTGGAGTCGGATGAAAGCTGAAAAATCCTTCACAACGGTGATGCGCACCTGACACCAACGGCGCATGACGTCATGCCCCCACTCTCATCTCCTCTCACTCCCCCCGGCTCTGGAGGGACCGAGCTTTGAGACCTCAACGACCCTCAGACACTGGGACTGCGTGTCTGTACATCTACATCATCAGACCTCAGATCCTGTCATTGCTGTGTACAGCTCACAGGTGAGAACCGAGCTGCTCTGCTCAGTGGGGTAGCAGCAGAGTTTACCACACCCAGCGCGTCCCAAACTGGACCTGGGATCTTCCCTCCCTCAGGTCCTGCTTACTCATCTATCCCACAGACACCCTGTGGGCTAATGCAGCGTGCAGGCCCTGAGGGTAAAATTAGGAACCAAAACAGAACGCACATCCTTGCTGCCTTCAGGCTGTGGTTGCTGAGATGAACTGTTTGAACTTTGATGTCACAGTGGCTTTGTGCAGGGAGAACGCCTCGTGGGAGATTGGCCCTCTGACACATGTTCCCTGTCGGCACTCTCCCTACAGAGCAGACCCAAAGGCTCCTCTTGCTCTTATTGTAGGCCCAGGACGGAGCAGGTGCTCGTTAGTACATGGAGTGAATGATGATCAGGTGTGGAGGGAAATGGGGAGTTCTGTCTGGGAGATCTGAACTCGACAGGGGCCGGTGTGCAGGAGggagcagagtggacactgagaggaGACGGGGGAGAGGCGCGGGGGCTTTGAgtcagggaaagagggaggagagggttcTGGAAGGGTGAGGCCAGAGCTCAGGAGCAACAAGGCTGCTCCCGGGTTCCAGGGCTCTGTGCGTTAGGCCTTGGGTTCCTGGAGATTTCCTGACATCTTGGGATTAACTCCTCCCCCGCCTGAGTCTAGCTGGGAtggagggtgggggatgggggagagtTTCCTGTCCCATTGGGAGTCTGGAGTCTCCTGTGCTATGCTCTCCCCATACTCACTCGGTCACCCAGGGTATCACCTGGGAATCCATTCCTTCCATCATTCAGCAAACGTCAGTGTAGTTGACCACTAGCGCTGGGCATGGGACAGGGCCCTCCTAAGACCCCTGCCCTTTGCTCTCCCCCACGCCCTGCCCTGCTCAGGTCTGGGCAGCCCCCACTGTCCCCAGGGAGAGCAGCGGCAGCAGTGTCtgtgaggcccagctctggccacgcTCTCTGCCTGTGCAGAACCTCTCTGTTCCACAGCGGAGCCTGAGAAATCTCTAAATGCAGAGTGAACATGGAGAGATGAAGTGATGACGGCAGAGGTAGTCCCATCTAGGTAGAACAGCAAACCTAGAAAAGTCCCGAACCAAGCACATGTCCCTCCACAGCCGCTTAGCCCAGCCTGTGAGCGCTCTGTGCACTGCCCTGCCTCAGCTTGGTGGCTCAGCCCCAGTGCCTGTGTGGCTGCTGCTTACAGAACAAACTCCCAGCCCCACCAGGCTCTGTCCTCCCTGTGGTCTGCAACATCTCCTCTCTAGGAAACCCCTCTCCCAGAAGCCTCTGACTTCTCTGGGCTCCCACTGGGATGGCCTGCGGTCTTAGTTCCTCGAGGGCAGGACCAGGCATGACTCATTCTATGTCCTGGGGACTCAGCCCAAGGCCAGACACAGGTGTGACCCAGAATGCTGCAGAGACTTTCTGGGCCTAGCGAACAGTGTAGACCATTGCAGAGCAGGGAGACTGCTGGCCTTGGTGACCAGGGAGGGGTGTGGAGTGGGGCCGCAGGCACAGGAGGGTGTGGGTGATTTGCTTCTTAATATTTCCCATGGAAATAAGCCTGTGCCTTTGCACCTTGCCATGCATTCAGAGAAGATTCTGAATGCTGGCTAAAGAGGCCAGGCAGACGGCAAGTTTTCAAACTCCTTATTccatgagagaaatgcacaggggAGCGAGGGCttcaagggagaaagaaaggtccCCAAATGAAGTTGCGGTTCACACAGCAGAGGGCAGGCCACTTCCACGTGCATGAGTTTTGGTGCTGAGAAGCCACAAGCAGCTTAGCAGGAGCAGCCAGGTGAAGGGAGAGCACAGGCGGCCCTAAGGCCACGCCCCCTTCCCCCAAAGCACGGGAACCAAGAGCATCCAAGGTCCGTCATGGAGTTCAATTGTGCAAGTGTTTGGACACACGGTACACACACCAGTTAGTAGCTGTTGCCACTGctgctaatttctttttaatatttttatttaggggccagccctgtggtgatGCTGTGTCAGCAACTCtaatgggcactgctttgagtcttggctcttccatgtccgatccagctctctgctatggcctgggaaagcagtccaagAATTCttggcccaagaccctgggccccagcacctgggagaacaggaagcagatcctgactcttggcttcggatcgccacagctctggccattgtggccatctgaggagcgaactgcaggtggaagatctctctgtctctctctttctctctctccccctctgcctctgcttctcagtaACTttactattcaaataaataaatcaatcttgtaaaaaatgttttcttctcagACAATCCTTTTTTCTCCAAAAATCCTTCCTGAGGACCAAACGGAAAGTCCAACCAAGTGTCCAGCACGgggagtgtggggaagagagatggagagtgagaCAACCCCAGAACGAGCGCTTCCGGGGAAGCAGCCTCAGGACCCCCCTTCCGGCGACAGGTGCAGCTCCAACGCTCCCACCCTCCTAGCCGCTGTTACTGTGGAAAGTGGCATCGTGGGGACAtttgctgctccctctcccagtcctgaGTGTGGGCATTTGCACAGCAGATAATGTGAGGGGACAGCCTCTGGACCAGATTTCCTGGGGTCACTATTTGGTCTCTGTCCACTCTCTGCCTTTGGGGAATTGCTTCTCCCATTCCAGGACCTGGAAACTCCCAGAGGTCTCAAGAGATGGAGTGAAACAGTCATGGGAGGGGGTCCTGGGTGGGCAGTGGTCCCCCAGGACCTGGCACCTGGGACCTGGCCTCCTTAGTCTGAATCTCTGCCTTGCTGGTCACTTAAAAGTCACAAAGTGCAAGAGATTCTCTCTGaagcctcctccttctctccccctggCTGCTCAGGGTCAGGaccaaatccagagaggaggtGGCTGTCTCAGCCTGGATGCTCCACGCCAGGGCCCCACCTTCCCTCTGGCTCCAGGGACTCCCGTTTCATGGGAATGTTACGGAACCTGGGCTTAGAAAACTCCCTTTGTTCAAGCAGTACCAGAGACAGAGGAGGATAGAagcagttccttttttttttttttttttttttttttgacaggtagagtggacagtgagagagggagagagagaaaggtcttccttttccgttggttcaccccacaatggccgctgcaactggcgcactgcggccagcacgccgcgctgatccgaagccaggagccaggtgcttctcctggtctcctatgcgggtgcagggcccaaggacttgggccatcctccactgccttcccgggcctcaacagagagctggactggaagaggagcaactgggacagaatctggtgccccgactgggacgagaacccaggctgccagagccacaggcagaggattagcctattgagccgcggcgcaggcctcgAAGCAGTTTCTTAATGCCACCTGCCTCAGCTGGAGTCATTTCCGGAGAACTGAGCCTCAAAGTCAAGTTGCTTCCAGAATGTAcaggttcatcagcatcataccGTGGCTGTAACAGCACTGGGGGTTTACATTGCAGACCTGTGTGACTTAGTGGTATAGGCAGGCCTACAGGATCACATCCAATGAGGTTAGAGAGCTTGAAGTCCATATATTCAAGGTCCTGGGTGTTCTCAGCCCTTATTTGACCACACCTGAAGCCCAtctgccaatcagactaattaaccacgCCCCTTTTGAAGAGGATTATAGGCCTGGGACACCAACTGGtcattttctctttcccctttctcGCCATGATGCACCTTGGTTGCTCTTGGTTCCCGTGCTTTGGGGGAAGGGGGCGTGGCCTTAGGGCCGCCTGTGCTCTCCCTTCACCTGGCTGCTCCTGCTAAGCTGCTTGTGGCTTCTCAGCACCAAAACTCATGCACGTGGAAGTGGCCTGCCCTCTGCTGTGTGAACCGCAACTTCATTTGGggacctttctttctcccttaaagCCCTCGCTcccctgtgcatttctctcatggAATAAGGAGTTTGAAAACTTGCCGTCTGCCTGGCCTCTTTAGCCAGTATTCAGAATCTTCTCTGAATGCATGGCAAGGTGCAAAG from Oryctolagus cuniculus chromosome 1, mOryCun1.1, whole genome shotgun sequence includes these protein-coding regions:
- the LOC138849794 gene encoding GPI-linked NAD(P)(+)--arginine ADP-ribosyltransferase 1-like isoform X2 codes for the protein MWVPAVANLLLLSLGLLEAIQASGHSFSCIPEPFQTSILFSQDTPLDMALDLFDDEYVGCEAAMTAALPHLNLTEFHANKVYADGWAKASHKWRELQDQCPARLPPLPVGFREEHVVALLAYMDESHLYKEFNSAVRQAGRSRAHYLQHFSFKTLHFLLTEALQLLRKDQRQSGCRRVFRGVEGQRFQPAGPGATVRLGIFASSSLKKNVAHCFGNKTFFSIWTCLGVPFQNYSVIPEEHKVLIPPFETFQVINTSRLPGGCVYIELQALDKRSSYNCEYIKGEEDTPRISQLRNQPIIVSLSAASAQERLSTAWSLLLLLAFLAVGPFPGSPGLF
- the LOC138849794 gene encoding GPI-linked NAD(P)(+)--arginine ADP-ribosyltransferase 1-like isoform X1, with translation MWVPAVANLLLLSLGLLEAIQDTPLDMALDLFDDEYVGCEAAMTAALPHLNLTEFHANKVYADGWAKASHKWRELQDQCPARLPPLPVGFREEHVVALLAYMDESHLYKEFNSAVRQAGRSRAHYLQHFSFKTLHFLLTEALQLLRKDQRQSGCRRVFRGVEGQRFQPAGPGATVRLGIFASSSLKKNVAHCFGNKTFFSIWTCLGVPFQNYSVIPEEHKVLIPPFETFQVINTSRLPGGCVYIELQALDKRSSYNCEYIKASAQERLSTAWSLLLLLAFLAVGPFPGSPGLF